One part of the Lotus japonicus ecotype B-129 chromosome 2, LjGifu_v1.2 genome encodes these proteins:
- the LOC130740939 gene encoding receptor-like protein 44: MDVGRVVLVLLLLCVMWIQIQLCSSDPSDEACLTQLSKSLQDPNRLNWKQENFAKPCNDSTSNLQGAICNNGRIYKLSLNNLALHGTISPFLANCTNLQALDLSSNFLTGPIPPDLQSLVNLAVLNLSANRLEGEIPPQLTMCAYLNIIDLHQNLLTGPIPQQLGLLVRLSAFDVSNNRLAGPIPSSLTNRSGNLPRFNASSFVGNKDLYGYPLPPLRSKGLSILAIVGIGLGSGLASLVLSFTGVCIWLKVTDRKMAQEEGKISHLMPDY, translated from the coding sequence ATGGATGTAGGGAGGGTGGTGCtagtgttgttgttgctgtgtgtgatgtggattcagattcagCTTTGTTCATCAGATCCAAGCGACGAGGCGTGCCTCACGCAACTCAGCAAATCGTTACAGGACCCAAACAGATTGAACTGGAAGCAAGAGAATTTCGCCAAACCCTGCAACGATTCAACCTCGAATCTCCAAGGAGCAATCTGCAACAATGGCCGAATCTACAAACTCTCCCTCAACAACCTCGCGCTTCACGGCACGATTTCCCCTTTCCTCGCCAACTGCACAAACCTCCAAGCTCTTGACCTCTCCTCCAACTTCCTCACCGGACCCATCCCGCCGGACCTCCAATCTCTGGTCAACCTCGCCGTGCTCAACCTCTCCGCTAACCGCCTCGAAGGGGAGATTCCGCCGCAGCTCACAATGTGCGCGTATCTCAACATCATCGACCTCCATCAAAACCTTCTCACCGGGCCTATTCCTCAGCAATTGGGTCTCCTTGTTCGTCTCTCCGCCTTCGACGTCTCCAACAACCGCCTCGCCGGTCCGATCCCGTCGTCGCTCACCAACCGGAGCGGCAACCTGCCCAGATTCAACGCTAGCTCGTTCGTCGGGAATAAGGATCTCTACGGCTACCCTCTGCCGCCGCTCCGGAGTAAAGGGCTGTCGATCTTAGCCATTGTTGGGATCGGATTGGGAAGTGGACTCGCTAGCTTGGTTCTCAGCTTCACTGGGGTTTGTATATGGTTGAAAGTTACAGACAGGAAGATGGCACAAGAAGAAGGCAAAATCAGTCACCTTATGCCTGATTATTGA